TCCCAAGCAACGGTTCGGGTTAGAAGAACAAAGCATGACGACCCAAGCTCCGGCACGGTCTTAAAAAACCAAGGCAAAATCGGTCTGCCATGCAAAATTACAACTGTTTAATTGGTTAAACAACGTCAATCAAGACGTACTAGGCATTTCTTAATGCGTATTTGGTTTTGCCTTGAAAATATATTTTCCATCTATTTCTTCTGCGACTGCTTCATGCCGGGGCGGGATTGCCCTGTATTTTACAGCCGGGTGTCCTAAGAATAATGCCCCGTGGGCCATGTGTCCTTCGGGTATACCGAGAAAATCCAGAACTTTCGGGCTGTATGCAGCAGCCAGTACAACGTATCCGGCCCAGCAGGTGCCGTATCCTCTGGCGTGGGCGGCAAGCTCAAGAGTGTTGGTGGCGATGACTGTATCCGCCTGCGGGGTAATACCCAGCTTGGGTGCCCATGCAACTGCTATGGCAGGAGCATTGCGGCAGATTACGTCATTTCCTTTCTTCCATGCATTGACCAGTCCGGCCAGAAAGAGTTTTTCAGCCAGCGGATTTTTCTGGCGTACCATTTCCTGCATCCATTCAACGACCACTTCACCAAGTTCATGAACTTTTTTAGGGGTATCGAGCACGGTCCATGAAACCGGCTGGGCATTGTGCCCCGAAGGGGCATAGGCGGAAATATGGATCAGCTCGCCGATTTCTGTGGCAGTGATTGGCTTTTTCTTGAATTTGCGGATGGAGCGGCGGCTTTTGATCAGGCCTTCAACTGCGTCCGGCTCAGGCAGATTTTCTTTGGCAAAGGGTGTTGCCTGCCGTCCATCAAATGCACTCAGGGTGATGGCCCCGGTGGGACAGATTGCCATGCAGTGCCCGCAGTTTATGCAGTAGCCGGCTTTTTTGGGATGGACCGTGGGAACCGTTCCTTTTTCTTCCACGGTCAGTACGGAGAGGGGGCATTCGTGAACGCAAAGCTCGTCTTTTTTGCAGAGGGCCGCATCAATTACAACTGGCAGCATATTCATATCCTGTGATTGTTTTCGTTAATTTGATTGGGAGTTCGGAAAAGATAAGCATTATTCATGGTTTGACCAGCGTAAAAAAAAGCCCCGGCTTGTGGCCGGGGCAGAGTGATCAGGCTTTGATTCGTTTGACTGCGGTAACGAGCAGGAGTCCTGCTGCTGCGAGCATCCATGTGGCGGGAATGGGGACGGGCGCGGGAACTGACTCCATAAATCCCATCTTGCCGTTGGCATGCAGGTTCTTGTGTCCGCCGTAATTAAAGTGGGCGAAGCGAATCTTCTTGGGTTCAAATTCTACGTAGAAAGCGTTTTCAATGGTCTGCATCCCGGCGATTGAGGTGTAGTCGAAGACGGACTGAGCGGTGAGCGGGCTGTATTCGTTGTAGCCGACCATTCCTTTTCCGGCGTAGAAGCGGACTGTGACACCATGGTCAATATGAGAGTCAATGTCGCCGATAGTGAAGGTGTCGGTGGCTTCCAGTTTGGAGAATCCGATGGAACCCAGATAGTTATTATTGCCGAGTTCCCATGTCTTACCTTTGTTTTCCATCACGAACTTGAAACTGGAGCCGTGGGCGACGGTTGCAAAAATAAGCATTGCAGCCGCCAGAACAATGACAAACAAAGTTTTAACAGTATTGAACTTCATTTGGCCCTCCTTGCGGCTGTACAATTACGTTGGGCTTGATAAAAACACGTACCTTCCTACTATATAGGTAAGGGGTAGATGGGGAAAGTCAATGTGACTGAGGGCGGTCTCGCTTCTAATTGCCCTGTTAGTCATATTCAGGCATATTAATAAAATGAAAAAGCTAATTCCTTGTTTGTGGATAATAATTTTGTTTTTAACCTCCCTGCCAGTGCATGCTCAGGATAAGTTAACTCTTTGTTCGGCTGATTCTCCGCCGTGGACGATTAAGAATGGAGATTCCCCTACTGATATCGGTGGCTTGGCTGTGGATATTATGAATGAGCTGTCACGCCGTTCCGGTATAACTGTCCATATGGAAGCCCTGCCCTTTAAGCGTTGCCTTAAGTATACCGAACATGGTGTTTTTGACGGTTGTTTTATGACTATCAAAAACGCCGAGAGGGAGGTTTATGCAGAATTTACAGACCCGTATCTCTCCATTCCGACGTATATTTACTACAATCCCGATATCTTAGGCAGAGTTGAATGGGAGACGTGGGCCGATTTGAAGCCTTATACAATAGGAAGTCAGCGTGGATTCAAGTATGGGCAGGAATTTACAAATGCAGTAGTAGAAATTCCATTGAAAATAATTGAAATTCAAAGTGTTAAGTCCGGTCTTGTCATGCTCTCCAAGGGTTGGGTTGATTTAGTTCTGAGCAATGAGTTCCGGTTCAATTATCTAATGGAGAAGTATCCTGAATTTCAAGGCATGTTTTCGAGGGCGGAAAAGCCGATTGCAGTCGGCCATGTTTATATGGCTGTTTCCAGAAAATCTCCTCATGTTGCCCTCGTTCCGAAGCTTAACGAGGTGCTGGATAAGATGAAATCAGATGGCACCATTGAAAAGATTGTCCATCCATAGCCGGCAACTGAGATTAAAAAATGAATTCCCCGCAGCCATGGCCACGGGGAGCTGTTGTTCGTTTAAATATAAGAGTCTATTTGTCGGCTTTTTTGACCACTCTGGCTTTGCCTGAATCAGATTCAGGAGCTTGATTTTCCGGTTCAGTCTTCTGGTTTGCGGACTCAGCTTCTACGGGAGCGGCTTTCCATGAGAGCTTCATGCTGAGTTTGTTTTTCAGCTTCTTGGTTTTGGCCTTGATTTCCATGTTGATTTCATCGGAGGGGAGCAGGGTGACTGATTCCTCACCGTTCTGGATAACCATGTTCCCGGCTTTGAAGCTTTTAAGGATGTCTTCCAGAATGGCAATGGCTTCTTCCTGTCCGACTGTCTTTTTCAGACTGACCTTGGCTTTTCCTTCTTTACCCATAATGAACCTGCCTTTTTATGCGGTTATCAGGTCAGTGAGAGCAGGGCTTGCGAGAGAAGAAGCGGGTCCAGATAAGGGGTGCTTTTTTCACTGACAAGCTCGCAGTCGATTACCCGAATACCGAGTTTGTTTATTTCTTTCTTATCGATTCCACCGGGGTAGATTCCGTTTACCGAGTCCACAAGGATAAAATTCAAAACGTCGCTTACAGCGATATTTTCCGGGTCGTCC
This is a stretch of genomic DNA from Desulfovibrio sp. JC010. It encodes these proteins:
- a CDS encoding nitroreductase family protein, with the protein product MLPVVIDAALCKKDELCVHECPLSVLTVEEKGTVPTVHPKKAGYCINCGHCMAICPTGAITLSAFDGRQATPFAKENLPEPDAVEGLIKSRRSIRKFKKKPITATEIGELIHISAYAPSGHNAQPVSWTVLDTPKKVHELGEVVVEWMQEMVRQKNPLAEKLFLAGLVNAWKKGNDVICRNAPAIAVAWAPKLGITPQADTVIATNTLELAAHARGYGTCWAGYVVLAAAYSPKVLDFLGIPEGHMAHGALFLGHPAVKYRAIPPRHEAVAEEIDGKYIFKAKPNTH
- a CDS encoding ABC transporter substrate-binding protein; this encodes MKKLIPCLWIIILFLTSLPVHAQDKLTLCSADSPPWTIKNGDSPTDIGGLAVDIMNELSRRSGITVHMEALPFKRCLKYTEHGVFDGCFMTIKNAEREVYAEFTDPYLSIPTYIYYNPDILGRVEWETWADLKPYTIGSQRGFKYGQEFTNAVVEIPLKIIEIQSVKSGLVMLSKGWVDLVLSNEFRFNYLMEKYPEFQGMFSRAEKPIAVGHVYMAVSRKSPHVALVPKLNEVLDKMKSDGTIEKIVHP
- a CDS encoding amphi-Trp domain-containing protein, with the translated sequence MGKEGKAKVSLKKTVGQEEAIAILEDILKSFKAGNMVIQNGEESVTLLPSDEINMEIKAKTKKLKNKLSMKLSWKAAPVEAESANQKTEPENQAPESDSGKARVVKKADK